A single Brachionichthys hirsutus isolate HB-005 chromosome 17, CSIRO-AGI_Bhir_v1, whole genome shotgun sequence DNA region contains:
- the LOC137906442 gene encoding noelin-2-like isoform X3 produces the protein MSVPMLKIGAVLSTMAMVTNWMSQTLPSLVGLNGTGVSPEGAHERIGLYPGSDEGWQVYSTASDPDGRCICTVVAPARNLCKRDPRSRQLRLLTEQVQNASQSMEVSDLRTTRDLQYVRDSEPLLRGVDGRVHAYVSNPRALTSKGLQELKGQMSQLRPLLSVVEQYRLDLQALASLRLELLNLTFILTAVQEEIGAFGYEELQQRVLLLETRLHRCMNKLGCGRLTAVSSPVTVRASGSRFGSWMSDAMIPSSDNRVWSMDGYYRGRRVLEYRTMGDFTKGQNFVQHLLPHPWAGTGHVVYNGSLYYNKHQSNILVQYHFRSRSVLLQRSLSGAGYNNTFPYSWGGSSDIDLMADEMGLWAVYTSIPNAGNIMVSRLDSRSLEVLRSWDTGFPKRSAGETFMICGTLYVTNSHLAGAKVHFAYHTNSSSYEYTEVPFHNQYSHISMMDYNPRERALYTWNNGHQVLYNVTLFHVIRSDG, from the exons ATGAGCGTCCCCATGCTGAAGATCGGCGCGGTGCTCAGCACCATGGCGATGGTGACTAACTGGATGTCCCAGACGCTGCCGTCGCTGGTTGGGCTCAACGGAACCGGCGTGTCTCCAGAGGGCGCGCACGAGCGCATC GGCCTGTACCCGGGCTCGGACGAGGGCTGGCAGGTGTACAGCACGGCCTCGGACCCGGACGGCAGGTGCATTTGCACGGTGGTCGCCCCGGCCCGAAACCTCTGCAAGCGGGACCCTCGGAGTCGCCAGCTGCGCCTGCTGACCGAGCAG GTCCAGAATGCGAGTCAGTCCATGGAGGTGTCGGACCTGCGGACGACCAGAGACCTGCAGTACGTCCGAGACTCCGAACCTCTGCTGAGGGGCGTGGACGGACGCGTGCACGCCTACGTGAGCAACCCACGCGCCCTGACGTCCAAAGGCCTgcag gagCTGAAGGGCCAGATGTCTCAGCTCCGGCCCCTCCTGTCGGTGGTGGAGCAGTACAGGCTGGACCTGCAGGCGCTGGCCTCCCTCCGGCTGGAGCTCCTCAACCTGACCTTCATCCTGACGGCCGTCCAGGAGGAGATCGGAGCGTTCGGCtacgaggagctgcagcagagggtGTTGCTGCTGGAGACCAGGCTGCACCGCTGCATGAACAAGCTGG GCTGCGGCCGCCTGACTGCAGTCAGCAGCCCCGTCACCGTCAGGGCGTCGGGGTCCCGCTTCGGCTCCTGGATGAGCGACGCCATGATTCCCAGCTCGGATAACAGG GTGTGGTCGATGGACGGCTACTACCGGGGCCGCCGCGTGCTGGAGTACAGAACCATGGGGGACTTCACAAAGGGCCAGAACTTCGTGCAGCACCTGTTGCCCCATCCCTGGGCGGGAACGGGTCACGTGGTCTACAACGGCTCCCTCTACTACAACAAGCACCAGAGCAACATCCTG gtccAGTACCACTTCCGCTCCCGCAGCGTGTTGCTGCAGCGCAGCCTGAGCGGCGCCGGGTACAACAACACGTTCCCCTACAGCTGGGGGGGGTCCTCGGACATCGACCTCATGGCTGATGAAATGGGGCTCTGGGCCGTCTACACCTCCATCCCAAACGCTGGAAACATTatg GTCAGCCGTCTGGACTCTCGCTCTCTGGAAGTCCTCCGGAGCTGGGACACGGGCTTCCCGAAGCGTAGCGCCGGGGAGACCTTCATGATCTGCGGCACCTTGTACGTCACCAACTCCCACCTGGCCGGCGCCAAGGTCCACTTCGCCTATCACACCAACTCATCCTCGTACGAGTACACCGAGGTCCCCTTCCACAACCAGTACTCCCACATCAGCATGATGGACTACAACCCCAGGGAGCGAGCGCTGTACACCTGGAACAACGGACACCAGGTGCTCTACAACGTCACGCTGTTTCACGTCATCCGGAGCGACGGCTAG
- the LOC137906442 gene encoding noelin-2-like isoform X1, producing MSVPMLKIGAVLSTMAMVTNWMSQTLPSLVGLNGTGVSPEGGGRLFSTQGLYPGSDEGWQVYSTASDPDGRCICTVVAPARNLCKRDPRSRQLRLLTEQVQNASQSMEVSDLRTTRDLQYVRDSEPLLRGVDGRVHAYVSNPRALTSKGLQELKGQMSQLRPLLSVVEQYRLDLQALASLRLELLNLTFILTAVQEEIGAFGYEELQQRVLLLETRLHRCMNKLGCGRLTAVSSPVTVRASGSRFGSWMSDAMIPSSDNRVWSMDGYYRGRRVLEYRTMGDFTKGQNFVQHLLPHPWAGTGHVVYNGSLYYNKHQSNILVQYHFRSRSVLLQRSLSGAGYNNTFPYSWGGSSDIDLMADEMGLWAVYTSIPNAGNIMVSRLDSRSLEVLRSWDTGFPKRSAGETFMICGTLYVTNSHLAGAKVHFAYHTNSSSYEYTEVPFHNQYSHISMMDYNPRERALYTWNNGHQVLYNVTLFHVIRSDG from the exons ATGAGCGTCCCCATGCTGAAGATCGGCGCGGTGCTCAGCACCATGGCGATGGTGACTAACTGGATGTCCCAGACGCTGCCGTCGCTGGTTGGGCTCAACGGAACCGGCGTGTCTCCAGAGGGCG GAGGCCGCTTGTTCTCCACGCAGGGCCTGTACCCGGGCTCGGACGAGGGCTGGCAGGTGTACAGCACGGCCTCGGACCCGGACGGCAGGTGCATTTGCACGGTGGTCGCCCCGGCCCGAAACCTCTGCAAGCGGGACCCTCGGAGTCGCCAGCTGCGCCTGCTGACCGAGCAG GTCCAGAATGCGAGTCAGTCCATGGAGGTGTCGGACCTGCGGACGACCAGAGACCTGCAGTACGTCCGAGACTCCGAACCTCTGCTGAGGGGCGTGGACGGACGCGTGCACGCCTACGTGAGCAACCCACGCGCCCTGACGTCCAAAGGCCTgcag gagCTGAAGGGCCAGATGTCTCAGCTCCGGCCCCTCCTGTCGGTGGTGGAGCAGTACAGGCTGGACCTGCAGGCGCTGGCCTCCCTCCGGCTGGAGCTCCTCAACCTGACCTTCATCCTGACGGCCGTCCAGGAGGAGATCGGAGCGTTCGGCtacgaggagctgcagcagagggtGTTGCTGCTGGAGACCAGGCTGCACCGCTGCATGAACAAGCTGG GCTGCGGCCGCCTGACTGCAGTCAGCAGCCCCGTCACCGTCAGGGCGTCGGGGTCCCGCTTCGGCTCCTGGATGAGCGACGCCATGATTCCCAGCTCGGATAACAGG GTGTGGTCGATGGACGGCTACTACCGGGGCCGCCGCGTGCTGGAGTACAGAACCATGGGGGACTTCACAAAGGGCCAGAACTTCGTGCAGCACCTGTTGCCCCATCCCTGGGCGGGAACGGGTCACGTGGTCTACAACGGCTCCCTCTACTACAACAAGCACCAGAGCAACATCCTG gtccAGTACCACTTCCGCTCCCGCAGCGTGTTGCTGCAGCGCAGCCTGAGCGGCGCCGGGTACAACAACACGTTCCCCTACAGCTGGGGGGGGTCCTCGGACATCGACCTCATGGCTGATGAAATGGGGCTCTGGGCCGTCTACACCTCCATCCCAAACGCTGGAAACATTatg GTCAGCCGTCTGGACTCTCGCTCTCTGGAAGTCCTCCGGAGCTGGGACACGGGCTTCCCGAAGCGTAGCGCCGGGGAGACCTTCATGATCTGCGGCACCTTGTACGTCACCAACTCCCACCTGGCCGGCGCCAAGGTCCACTTCGCCTATCACACCAACTCATCCTCGTACGAGTACACCGAGGTCCCCTTCCACAACCAGTACTCCCACATCAGCATGATGGACTACAACCCCAGGGAGCGAGCGCTGTACACCTGGAACAACGGACACCAGGTGCTCTACAACGTCACGCTGTTTCACGTCATCCGGAGCGACGGCTAG
- the LOC137906442 gene encoding noelin-2-like isoform X2, whose protein sequence is MSVPMLKIGAVLSTMAMVTNWMSQTLPSLVGLNGTGVSPEGAHERIVSGLYPGSDEGWQVYSTASDPDGRCICTVVAPARNLCKRDPRSRQLRLLTEQVQNASQSMEVSDLRTTRDLQYVRDSEPLLRGVDGRVHAYVSNPRALTSKGLQELKGQMSQLRPLLSVVEQYRLDLQALASLRLELLNLTFILTAVQEEIGAFGYEELQQRVLLLETRLHRCMNKLGCGRLTAVSSPVTVRASGSRFGSWMSDAMIPSSDNRVWSMDGYYRGRRVLEYRTMGDFTKGQNFVQHLLPHPWAGTGHVVYNGSLYYNKHQSNILVQYHFRSRSVLLQRSLSGAGYNNTFPYSWGGSSDIDLMADEMGLWAVYTSIPNAGNIMVSRLDSRSLEVLRSWDTGFPKRSAGETFMICGTLYVTNSHLAGAKVHFAYHTNSSSYEYTEVPFHNQYSHISMMDYNPRERALYTWNNGHQVLYNVTLFHVIRSDG, encoded by the exons ATGAGCGTCCCCATGCTGAAGATCGGCGCGGTGCTCAGCACCATGGCGATGGTGACTAACTGGATGTCCCAGACGCTGCCGTCGCTGGTTGGGCTCAACGGAACCGGCGTGTCTCCAGAGGGCGCGCACGAGCGCATCGTCAGC GGCCTGTACCCGGGCTCGGACGAGGGCTGGCAGGTGTACAGCACGGCCTCGGACCCGGACGGCAGGTGCATTTGCACGGTGGTCGCCCCGGCCCGAAACCTCTGCAAGCGGGACCCTCGGAGTCGCCAGCTGCGCCTGCTGACCGAGCAG GTCCAGAATGCGAGTCAGTCCATGGAGGTGTCGGACCTGCGGACGACCAGAGACCTGCAGTACGTCCGAGACTCCGAACCTCTGCTGAGGGGCGTGGACGGACGCGTGCACGCCTACGTGAGCAACCCACGCGCCCTGACGTCCAAAGGCCTgcag gagCTGAAGGGCCAGATGTCTCAGCTCCGGCCCCTCCTGTCGGTGGTGGAGCAGTACAGGCTGGACCTGCAGGCGCTGGCCTCCCTCCGGCTGGAGCTCCTCAACCTGACCTTCATCCTGACGGCCGTCCAGGAGGAGATCGGAGCGTTCGGCtacgaggagctgcagcagagggtGTTGCTGCTGGAGACCAGGCTGCACCGCTGCATGAACAAGCTGG GCTGCGGCCGCCTGACTGCAGTCAGCAGCCCCGTCACCGTCAGGGCGTCGGGGTCCCGCTTCGGCTCCTGGATGAGCGACGCCATGATTCCCAGCTCGGATAACAGG GTGTGGTCGATGGACGGCTACTACCGGGGCCGCCGCGTGCTGGAGTACAGAACCATGGGGGACTTCACAAAGGGCCAGAACTTCGTGCAGCACCTGTTGCCCCATCCCTGGGCGGGAACGGGTCACGTGGTCTACAACGGCTCCCTCTACTACAACAAGCACCAGAGCAACATCCTG gtccAGTACCACTTCCGCTCCCGCAGCGTGTTGCTGCAGCGCAGCCTGAGCGGCGCCGGGTACAACAACACGTTCCCCTACAGCTGGGGGGGGTCCTCGGACATCGACCTCATGGCTGATGAAATGGGGCTCTGGGCCGTCTACACCTCCATCCCAAACGCTGGAAACATTatg GTCAGCCGTCTGGACTCTCGCTCTCTGGAAGTCCTCCGGAGCTGGGACACGGGCTTCCCGAAGCGTAGCGCCGGGGAGACCTTCATGATCTGCGGCACCTTGTACGTCACCAACTCCCACCTGGCCGGCGCCAAGGTCCACTTCGCCTATCACACCAACTCATCCTCGTACGAGTACACCGAGGTCCCCTTCCACAACCAGTACTCCCACATCAGCATGATGGACTACAACCCCAGGGAGCGAGCGCTGTACACCTGGAACAACGGACACCAGGTGCTCTACAACGTCACGCTGTTTCACGTCATCCGGAGCGACGGCTAG